GCTCGGGGCGGGGGCGGCCCCGCTCGGCGGCCCGGCCGTGACGGACGTCCCGGTGCCGTCGGGGAGGTCCTGCCCGTCGCCGGCCGCGGCGTCGAGCAGGACGAGCGCTCCGCCGGCGCCGACGAGCAGCGCGGCCGTGGCCACCAGTGCGGTCCGCACACCTCGCCGCCGGGGGCTCGCCGGTCCGCTCGGTCCGCTCGGTCCGCTCGGGGCGGGCGGGGAGGCGTCGGCGGGCTCCGGGCGGGGGGCCCGGGCCGTGGGCGGGTCGGCGGCGGGGTGGGTCGGCCGGTCGGGGATCGGCTCGTACCGGGTCGGCGCGGGCGCCGGCACCCTCGGCAACTCGGCGCGACTGCGGATCTCGGTGCTGACCCGGTGCGGCAGCCAGTCGTTGCCGAACCGGAGCTGCCCGCCGAGCCCGTGATGTGCGGCTTCGATCACCCGGGCGGTGGTCGGCCGGGCCTCCGGGTTCTTGGCCAGGCAGTGCCACAGCAGTTCCTGCAGCTCCGCCGGGACGTGGCCGAGTCTCGGCTCTTCGTGTACGGCCCGGTACAGCGCGGAGGATTCCGGGCCGTCGCCGAACGGCCCGGTGCCGCTGGCCACGTACACGGCCAGCGCGCCGAGGGCGAAGACGTCGGTGGCCGGCGAGGTCCCCCGCCCCAGGGCCTGTTCCGGTGCCATGAAGCCGGGCGATCCGATGCGCAGACCCGTGCCGGTGAGCGCGGCGGCGTCGGCCGCGCGCGCGATGCCGAAGTCGATGACGCGGGGGCCGTCCGCAGCGATCAGGACGTTGGCCGGCTTCAGGTCGCGGTGCACCACGCCGGCCGCGTGGATGGCCTGCAGGGCCTCGGCGATGCCTGCCATCAGGAGGAGCGTGGTCCGTTGCGGGAGGGGGCCGTACCGGTGGACCACCTGGTGCAGCGAGGGGCCGGCCACGTAGGTCGTGGCCAGCCAGGGGAGCGGCGCGTCGACTCCCGCGTCGACGACCTGGGCGGTGTAGAGCTCGTGGATGCGCCGAGCGCTCGCGACCTCCTGGGCGAACCGCCGGCGGAACTCCGGGTCCTCCGCCAGGTCGGGCCGGACGACCTTGAGCGCCACCGGCCGGCCGCCCGGCGTGTACGACAGGTAGACCCGCCCCATGCCGCCGACGCCGAGCCTCGCGGACAGGCGGTAGCCGCCGACCTCGCGGGGGTCGTCCGCGGTGAGCGGCTCGAACGTCGTGGCCGGCGGGGTGCCGGGGTGGGCAGTGGTCACGGTGGTTCTCCCGGCGTGCGGTGGCGGGGGCGACCCCTCGGGAAGTCCGGCTCGGGTGCGCCGAACGGGGTCAGGAGCGTCCGCCGCGCCCCGGGTGGGGGCCCGCGGACGGCGGCACCGCGCCGATGTCCGAGGGCGGTGCGACGGCACCTTGCCTCGCGCCCGAGGCGATGCGATCCTGAACAGCCAGGATCCTATCTGACTGGAGTTTCAGTCAGCTGAGGGGTTCGTTTCGAGACTGAACCAACAGGTAGGGTGTTGGCCCGTGGCTGACCGTCGAACAGCAATCATGGAAGCGGCCGCCCGGGTCATCGCCCGGCGCGGGGTCCGGGGCCTCCGGGTGGAGGAGCTGGCCGCCGAGGCCGGCGTGTCCACGGCCCTGATCTACTACCACTTCAAGGATCGCGCCGGCATTCTCCGCGCGACCCTCGAGTTCATCAATGACCGTGCCGCCCGCTACACGACGGAGCGCGGCGACGACGCGCCGCCGCTGGACGCCCGCGGCGAGCTGGAGCAGACGCTGCTGCTGGAGTTCCAGGACACCCCCGACGTGCGCGAGAACAGCACGGCCTGGGGGAGCTGCGGGCAAGTGCGGTGTTCGATCCCGACCTCCGCGAGGACCTGGCGCGGGCCACGCTCGTGTGGGCCCAGGAGGTGGCGGAGCTGCTCGGCCGGGTCCGGCCGATGAGCGGGGCCGCCATGCTCGCCGCCTCCGCCGAACGCCTGACGGCGCTGGTGGAGGGCCTCAGCGTGCGCTGGCTCAGTGGGAGCCTGCCGCTCGCGCACGCCCGCGACCTGATGGCGGGCGCGATCGACACCGAGCTGGAGCGGCTCTCCGGATAACCCGGCGGTCGGCGCGTCGGCGGCCGACTCCGGCGGGCGCGCCACGGCCGCGGCCGCCCTCGGCGGCGTGCGCGGCCTCCTTTCATGCCTGCGGCCCCGATGCCCGGTGCCGCCACCTCGCTGCGCCGAGCCGTGGGACACCTGTCTTCCGATTCTTGACTGAATTTTCAGTCAATGGCAGAGTGAATCGAAGACGGCGGACGGGTTGCACATCGGTCCGCCATGCCATACTCGACCTGGAGACCTCCATGAGCGACTCGCACCGTGCCCTCGGTTCCCTCGGCAGTCGGCTGTTCGGCGACACCCCCTCGCGCAGGGGAGTGCTCGGCGCGGCGGGGCTGGGCGTGGCGGGTGCGGTCGTGGGCTCGATGACCGGCGGTGTGCAGCCGGCGGCTGCGGCCCTGCCGAGCCGGTGGGTCGACCGGGACGACGTACCGCACGCGCTGACATGGATGTCGTGGCCCTCCCGCCCGTCCGTCTGGGGCCGGCAGCTGAGCGGCGTGCAGCAGGACATCGCCCTGATCGCCCGGACGATCGCCCGGTTCGAACCGGTGGTCGTGTGCGCCCCGGACGGGGAGTCGGCCGCCACAGCCCGTTCCTGGTGCGGGCCGGAGGTCACCGTGCTCACCTCGATCCCCACGGACGACCTCTGGATGCGCGACATCGCGCCCGTCTTCCGCCGTGACGGGCACGGCGGCCTCGACGCGGTCGGCCTCAACTTCAACGGATGGGGCAACAAGCAGACCCACCGCGACGACGCCGAGGTCGCCCGCGGCATCGCCGACCACGAGCGACTGCCGTTCCGTACGGCGGACTTCGTCGGTGAGGGAGGCGCCGTCGAGACCGACGGCGACGGCACCGTCATGGCGACGGAGAGCAGCCTGGTCAACAAGAACCGCAACCGCGGCATGAGCCGGGACGAGATCGAGGATGCCGTTCTCGCCGTGTACGGCGCGGACCGGATGATCTGGGTGCCGGGGATCAAGGGCAAGGACATCACCGACGACCACATCGACGTCACGTCCCGCTTCGTGCGGCCCGGCGTGGTGATGGTCCAGCTGCCCCCGGAGGGCCGCAACGACGTCTGGGCCCGCGACGCCCGCGAGCAGTTCGCCATCCTCTCCGGGGCCACCGATGCCCGGGGCCGCCGTCTCCGGGTGATCCGGGTGGAGGGGCCCGACACGGTGCGGTCACGGAAGGCCGACTTCGTCGACTCCTACCTCAACTTCCACGTCGTCAACGGCGCCGTGATCACCGCTCAGTTCGGCGACCTGGCGAAGGACGACGCCGCGGCCCGGGCCCTCGCGGCGGCATTCCCCGGGCGCCAGGTCGTCCAACTCGACGTCGACCGGCTGATGGCCGGTGGAGGCGGGATCCACTGCTCCACGATGCACGAACCGCTGCCCTAGGGCTCGTCGGACAAGCCCTGGCCCTGCCCGGACCGTCCCGCTGCCGCGCCCGTGAAACCCACCCTCACTCTGCCGGAGTCCCTCGTGTCAGATCTCTCCCTGTCCCGCCGAACGGTGCTGCGCTCCGCGGCCGGTGTCGGTCTGCTGACCGTCGGCGGTGCGGCGTGCTCGCCTGCCGGCGAGGAAGCCCCGGATCCCTCGGAGGCGTCCGGGTCGTCCCCGCACGGCCCGACGCCCGGGCGCCGGTTCGGCGCCGAATGGGAGAGCCACGCCCGCACGTTCATGGCCTGGCCGGCCTCGACCGGGATCTGGGACAGCCAACTCCCTGACGTCCGCCAGGACATCGCCGGTGTGGCGCGCGCCGTCGGC
The Kitasatospora paranensis genome window above contains:
- a CDS encoding agmatine deiminase family protein; the protein is MSDSHRALGSLGSRLFGDTPSRRGVLGAAGLGVAGAVVGSMTGGVQPAAAALPSRWVDRDDVPHALTWMSWPSRPSVWGRQLSGVQQDIALIARTIARFEPVVVCAPDGESAATARSWCGPEVTVLTSIPTDDLWMRDIAPVFRRDGHGGLDAVGLNFNGWGNKQTHRDDAEVARGIADHERLPFRTADFVGEGGAVETDGDGTVMATESSLVNKNRNRGMSRDEIEDAVLAVYGADRMIWVPGIKGKDITDDHIDVTSRFVRPGVVMVQLPPEGRNDVWARDAREQFAILSGATDARGRRLRVIRVEGPDTVRSRKADFVDSYLNFHVVNGAVITAQFGDLAKDDAAARALAAAFPGRQVVQLDVDRLMAGGGGIHCSTMHEPLP
- a CDS encoding serine/threonine-protein kinase — translated: MTTAHPGTPPATTFEPLTADDPREVGGYRLSARLGVGGMGRVYLSYTPGGRPVALKVVRPDLAEDPEFRRRFAQEVASARRIHELYTAQVVDAGVDAPLPWLATTYVAGPSLHQVVHRYGPLPQRTTLLLMAGIAEALQAIHAAGVVHRDLKPANVLIAADGPRVIDFGIARAADAAALTGTGLRIGSPGFMAPEQALGRGTSPATDVFALGALAVYVASGTGPFGDGPESSALYRAVHEEPRLGHVPAELQELLWHCLAKNPEARPTTARVIEAAHHGLGGQLRFGNDWLPHRVSTEIRSRAELPRVPAPAPTRYEPIPDRPTHPAADPPTARAPRPEPADASPPAPSGPSGPSGPASPRRRGVRTALVATAALLVGAGGALVLLDAAAGDGQDLPDGTGTSVTAGPPSGAAPAPSPSATGVPGYTGVYAGSRLTSPDQTYEFDLRAGTVVPQDTAGWYLGRSADEFTVAEDTDAFVAPQGSTLTLADCVKGIESRPVTALPFGALRPGRTFCVRSRPGRDVGIVHVLGTAADGGPVTVSVDYYRHDG